The genomic segment CAAGTATACCGTCATGGTTTTCGAGTATATCATCACGATTTGCTAGTAGAGAAGGAGCAACAGGATCAGTTACGGTAAAACCAATGAGGTGCTCACCGATAGTATCACCATCGGTCAATGCTGATACATGTTCTGTATTAAAGTTAATCACATCACTTTTTGGTACGACATCATCAAGAGTAGAAATCCGTGTGACCATGAAATTCCCAGCAGCAAGAAGATTTTCAATGCCAATCCCTAGACGACCAGTGAAGTTAGTTTCAAAATGGTTGAAAGAGACAAACAAATCTCCAACAGCTATTGCAGTATCGCCATTAGTCAGAAAGACAGTAAATGAAACTTCATGAGTCAATCCTGTATCCGTATCTGTAATCTTTCCTTTGATAAGCTTTTGTCCTGTCTCTCCAGTATCAAGTAAATCCATCAGTTGAGTCTGGATAGCACTGGTATCAAGGGTTGTGACTGTTGTCCCTGTGTGCAGGTCAAGAAGGCGGAGATGTTCAAGGGTCGCTTGTCCAACTTCAGGTAGTGTGCTTGCGAGGTCGAGTGCAAAGTTCTCCGGACTTGCTTCAAAACGTGAGACACGTGTCCAAGTGCCAGTGACGGTATCTGTTGCAGCAGAGTTTGCCATCAGACTAGCAGAAAGCTGTGTCGTGCCATCAGTATGTTGCCACATCGTACCTGTAATCTCATCAAGTCCAGCGCCAGAAAGGTTGGTGTGCTGACCAAGAGTAAGGGTTTGTAGTGAGGCTGTATCAGCCAACATCTCAGTTCTATCTGCTGCGGAGAGAATATCAAAACTACTAAGGTCAAGTGAAGTAACGGCTGAGTTGTTGAACATCCCTTCCATGTTTATGACTTTGGCGGTGTTGAAATGTCCGCCAAGATTGAGCGAAGTGAGGTCAGTTGTATTGGCGAACATTCTCATCATAGTTGTTACATTAGCGGTATTAAACTCTTTGCCTAGGTCAAGTGAAGTCAGAGCTGTGCTATAAAACATATAGTCCATGTTTGTGACCAGAGCAGTGTTGAAATATTCACCGAGATCAAGTGAAGTAAGAGAAGTTGTATTATGGAACATAGTCGACATATCTGTCACCTTGGCTGTATTAAAGTGGTTTCCGAGATTGAGTGAAATTAGACCTGTGCCATTAAACATATATGCCATATCTGTCACCTCGGCTGTATTAAAATGACTCCCGAGATTAAGCGAAGTAAGAGAAGGCGTGTTAGAAAACATCCAACGCATATCAGTCACGCTCTCCGTATGAAAGGAATTTCCCAAATCAAGTGAAGTTATGGGCAAGTTAGAAAACATACCTTCCATATTTTTTACCTCGATAGGGTTAAAGTGGTTTCCAAGATCGAGTGAAGTTATCCCTGAATTATGGAACATATATTGCATATCTTCTACATTGGCGGTGTTAAAATGTCCGCCGAGGTTGAGTGTAGCGAGAGAAGTTATATTACTGAACATCGAACTCATATCCGTTACCTTAGCAGTGTTGAAATGTTCGCCAAGATTGAGAGAAGAGATCCCTGAATAGTAGAACATACGTGCCATAGTTGTCACATTACTCGTTTGAAAACCACTTAGATCAAGAGCGGATAGATGTGTTGTATGAGCAAACATACTCTCCATATTTGTTACATATGAAGTGTTTAAGAAGTCTAACCTTTCTATTTCCTCCAAATCATACAAGGAGCTAAAAAGTCCTTGGGAATTTACGGCGGCAGTGACATGGTCTGTGAAGACGATTTTTTTAATGCTACCAATAGTAAGTAAATGAATCTGAGCTCCAGTTTCGAACGTTCCTCCCTCAAAAGTCAAGACCCCATCTTCGTAGGTGTACTCCACTCCGTAGAATGTTCCGCTTGTTAATGGTGTGATATCGGTGGGAGATTCTAACGTCATAGCAGTTTCTGGAGCTAATGGTGCGCCCTCGTCTTCAGGTAGGCTAAGTTCATCTTGTTTTTCAAGAGCAACTGTCTCATTTGTTTCGCCTTCGTCAATGATTTCAGGGGACGCTACAGCATCAGAAATTTCAGTCTTTTCATCTTTTTCTAATATTTGTTCCGTAGAAACGGAAGGGGTGCCTGAGAGTACTTCGGCGAATGTACTCGCTGAAGGGGCAAGGGTACTGAGAAGTAACGCTGCTGTGGCAGTGCTGATACCAAGTTTGCGAAGTTTCTTTTTGTGTTTAGACATTTGTTTCTCCTTGTGAATAGTTTTTTAATATTACTCTTATTATTTTATTTTTTTTTTTTCATAATTCAAAATGATATGGGAAAAAAAGAGGGATTTTTGAGAGACTAAGTTAGACTATAATAAGAAAAAAGTTAGAATTTGAGTTTGCCATTTCTCATTTTTTTGGTAAAATAGAGTAAGTTTATAATAAAATTGGAGAACAATATGTCTTGGTTAATTCGAATGGTGAAAGGTGTGATAATTGCTTTAGGTTTTATTCTACCAGGGGTTTCTGGTGGGGTTTTAGCAGCAATATTGGGGATATATGAAAGGTTACTCTCATTTTTAGCTCATATTCGCCGTGATTTTATGAGAAATTTTCTCTTTTTTCTACCTGTTGGTATTGGAGGAATTCTTGGAATAGGGCTTCTGTCTGCGCCATTAGAGTGGCTCTTGGTACATTATAAAGTCATTGTCCTCTGGACATTTGCAGGAGCAATCATAGGTTCTTTACCTGCTTTATGGAAGGAGTCTGAAAGCAAGGAAAAGCGAGATAAAGTGGACTGGAATTGGTTACTTGGCACTTTTGTTGTGAGTGGTGTTTTACTTTATGCTTTACCATATATTTTGGGCAATTTGCCCGCTAACTTTCTAACATTTATTTTGGCTGGTGTTTTGATTGCATTGGGTGTCCTAGTACCAGGGCTTTCGCCGTCTAATTTACTATTGATTTTAGGACTTTATACACCAATGTTGACTGGTTTTAAATCTTTTGATTTGATGGTTTTTCTGCCAATTGCAATCGGAGGAATTTTGGCGATTTTACTTTTCTCAAAAGGGATGGAACATTTGTTAGAAATCGAACATTCTAGAGTTTACCATTTCATTATTGGGATTGTTGCTGCTTCCACGCTACTTATTTTGATTCCAAATGTGAAAGTTGAAGAATCAATTTCGTACTTGGGAGCGACACCAGTGACATTTATCTTCGCAATTATTGGTTCTGTAGTAGGCGTTCTTCTTGGACTTTGGATGTCAGGATTGGAAGAAAAATATAAATAATAAAAATCCTCTATCTGTAGATAGGGGATTTTATTGTTATTGCCATAATAAAGTTAATTTTTATTCAGCAGAGAGTGCTTCTATGGTATTGAGTCTTGCGGCACGACCTGATGGGGCAAGACTTGCAACTAGTGCAATAACTACTGCAATAATCACTGTTGCAATGATATGATAAGGTGTGATAGCAACAATGTTTCCTCCAACAAGTGAGTGAAGGGCTGCATTAATCACTGATTGACCGACAAAGGCAAGGACAATAGCGAGTATAGCAGAAGATAGACCGAGGATAAGACTTTCTGCTGTGAACAAGCGAGAAATATCTTTTCTACGTCCGCCCATTGCACGAATAATCCCGATTTCTTTTGTACGTTCTGCAACTGACATATAGGTTGTGACAACAATCATGAAGATTGAAACAACAAGTGAGATACCAGCGACAGAAGCAAGAACTGTGGTGACGATGCCTGTGATATTGTTAATGGTATCAAGGATTGAGCCTACACCATTTGTAGCAAAGACTTTTTTACCATCTGACTTGATGTTTTCGATGTCTTTTGTTACTTGTTTAACATTTTTACTGTTGTTAGTAGTGATGACAGCGAAGAATGGATCAGTTGAGTAGTCATTTGCTTCAAAGAGCGATTTCATTGTATCACTAGACATTGCTGCACCCATACCAGGGACGCTTTGCATAATTCCTGAGATTTTCAAGCTTTGTGTGACTTGTTTTGGTCCTGTGCTTGTTGTCAGTGTGAATGTTGCATCAACTGTTTTGCCAATCATTGATTTCCAGTCTTTGTTTTCAAAGGCTTTTTGGTCAAGAGAACGAACATCAGACTCTTGGAGAACAATTTCGTTTTTACCTGGCTTTTTACCTGCATCTAGGCTGGATTCTTGGAAAAGTGCGGTCCAGCTTTGAATTTGAGAAATGTGTCCGCTATTTTCTCCGAGTTTTACAGTGGTTGGTGTTCCAATGACATACATGGATTGAATATCTTTAACGTTATCAATGGCTTTGAGTTGACTCATGGTTGAGCTTGTCAGTTTGAAGTCATCTGCATTTTGTGCCATGTTTTGGTTGGCGTTTGACCACGCTTCTTGGTTATTTTTGGTTGTATTGTTTGGTCCACGCTTGACGACTGCTACAACGTTCGGATTGGCGATAGAGGTGACTTGATCATTCATGTATTTTGTCCCACCATTTCCTAAACCGAGGAAGAAGATGACAGAGAAAAGACCGATGGCTGTCCCAATTGCGATGAGGAGATTGATTTTCCATGCATTTGTAAAGTGTTTAAAGGCGGTTTTAAATGTATCTCCAAAAGAAAGCGCTTTTGAATTTACTCGGGTGTGAGGTTCGGCTGGATAGGGTGCTTTGAGTCGCTCATCTCCAGTAATCACACCATCTGCTAAATGAATAATACGTGTGCCATAGTCTGCAACTTCTTGTGAGTGAGTAACGACGATTACTGTTTTTCCAGATTGAGCAATGTCACGAAGAATAGCGAGGACTTCTTTAGTATTTTGTGAATCAAGCGCGCCTGTTGGTTCATCTGCGAGGATAATTTCAGGGTCAGAAGCAAGGGCACGAGCGATGGCTACACGCTGTTTTTGTCCGCCAGAGAGTTGAGCAGGTTTTTTCTTACGATGGTCGTATAGCCCAACTTGTTTGGTGAGCTCAATCGCACGCGCATGACGTTCTTTTTCTGATAAGGCGGTCATTTTGAGACTGACAAGGATGTTGTCAAGAACGCTGAGATAGCTCACGAGGTTGAAAGATTGGAAGATAAAGCCAATGGTATCCCTACGATAAGCGTCCATATCTTTTTCTTTTTTAGTTTTTTGAGCAATGCCGTCAACGAGCACATCACCTTCGTATTTACGGTCAAGTCCACCGATGATATTCATCAGAGTGGATTTACCTCCTCCAGATTCTCCGAGTAAGCTGACGAAATCACCACGTTCAAATTCGAGGTTGATTCCTTTCAGGACGGGAAACTCATCTTTTCCAAGAAAATAAGATTTCTTGATATTTTTTAGTTCCAAGACGGGCATAAATAATTTCTCTTTTCTAAATAAGTTGTTAAAATGGATTGACTCGTCAACCCTAAAATTATACTACTTTTTAATTGTACCTTAAATTTCATAAATAAAAATAAGACCTAAGTCTTATTTTGAAAATTATTTTCAAGATTATCCGTTGAACAAAAAGTCTAAAATGTTCATGCCTGTACTGGTTTGGGCTTTGTAAAGTTCGGTGTAACCACACTGTGAACAGGAGATCGTAATGTATTTTTTGTTTTGGACGTTAAATAATTTTGAAAAATCGCCACCTGTCGCTTGTAATTGGTCTTGTTCAAAGTTGTGATTGCCGCATTTGACGCAGACGTATTGTTGTTGATAGCCGTTCATGATTGTTCCTCCTTATACTCGTTTCATTTCATAGTTTTTTGCCGAAAAATCATGAAATGAACTGCAGATATCCTGCTTTGCGCTGGTGCAAGAAATGATTTGTGTTTCTTGCAGGCTTGACTTTTAAGTTGAATGTTTAAAGGTCAAGTCGTATTTAAGATATGAGTTCGAGTGCTTAGAAACGATTATTATTCGTTTTTGTGGACGTCGAGCTCTATTACAAGATGTTTGGAGTGATCTTTATACTATGTATGAGTTCATTTCTTATATTGTTTAATTTATAAGATTATCTTCCGCTATATGTGACAGATTTATAAGAGCGAGTTAGATGTTTAACTACTTTAAGGTTTTATAAGTTGTGAATAAATGCTAGTCCAATGTCTCCAAAATCAGTTAGTAATTTCATTATAGCGCAAATGATGAATATTTTTTAATCATTTGGCAGAGGTTCTTGTAAACGTTTTAATTTATTTTACAATTCTAAGTTCTTTTTGTCAATAATAATTTACTGACAGAGGTTTGGAATAAGTTTACTTCTAAATCTGCTAAATACAAAGGTACGAGTGTCAAAATGTTTGAACAAGGATAGTGGAGTGAGAGGAGGAATAGAACAAATGGATGTCTAACGTAAGATGGGCTTTAACCTCTAATGGAATATTTGGGAGTAAAAAGGTATCATTTTTTGAGCTGTTTTTTTGATAAAATTAAGTTCGGTTGCTTAGAACTCAGGAAAATAGATAAAAGTTTCCAATGAGCGTTGTTCATCTCCGTGCTTTCAACACT from the Lactococcus allomyrinae genome contains:
- a CDS encoding zinc ribbon domain-containing protein, with amino-acid sequence MNGYQQQYVCVKCGNHNFEQDQLQATGGDFSKLFNVQNKKYITISCSQCGYTELYKAQTSTGMNILDFLFNG
- a CDS encoding BspA family leucine-rich repeat surface protein, with the protein product MSKHKKKLRKLGISTATAALLLSTLAPSASTFAEVLSGTPSVSTEQILEKDEKTEISDAVASPEIIDEGETNETVALEKQDELSLPEDEGAPLAPETAMTLESPTDITPLTSGTFYGVEYTYEDGVLTFEGGTFETGAQIHLLTIGSIKKIVFTDHVTAAVNSQGLFSSLYDLEEIERLDFLNTSYVTNMESMFAHTTHLSALDLSGFQTSNVTTMARMFYYSGISSLNLGEHFNTAKVTDMSSMFSNITSLATLNLGGHFNTANVEDMQYMFHNSGITSLDLGNHFNPIEVKNMEGMFSNLPITSLDLGNSFHTESVTDMRWMFSNTPSLTSLNLGSHFNTAEVTDMAYMFNGTGLISLNLGNHFNTAKVTDMSTMFHNTTSLTSLDLGEYFNTALVTNMDYMFYSTALTSLDLGKEFNTANVTTMMRMFANTTDLTSLNLGGHFNTAKVINMEGMFNNSAVTSLDLSSFDILSAADRTEMLADTASLQTLTLGQHTNLSGAGLDEITGTMWQHTDGTTQLSASLMANSAATDTVTGTWTRVSRFEASPENFALDLASTLPEVGQATLEHLRLLDLHTGTTVTTLDTSAIQTQLMDLLDTGETGQKLIKGKITDTDTGLTHEVSFTVFLTNGDTAIAVGDLFVSFNHFETNFTGRLGIGIENLLAAGNFMVTRISTLDDVVPKSDVINFNTEHVSALTDGDTIGEHLIGFTVTDPVAPSLLANRDDILENHDGILGVTVMDDRVSNENGNNDNGNIITGGVDVSVPKNLPSTGDSKTGLTALGLTLSSLTGLLLLKRKR
- a CDS encoding DUF368 domain-containing protein; protein product: MSWLIRMVKGVIIALGFILPGVSGGVLAAILGIYERLLSFLAHIRRDFMRNFLFFLPVGIGGILGIGLLSAPLEWLLVHYKVIVLWTFAGAIIGSLPALWKESESKEKRDKVDWNWLLGTFVVSGVLLYALPYILGNLPANFLTFILAGVLIALGVLVPGLSPSNLLLILGLYTPMLTGFKSFDLMVFLPIAIGGILAILLFSKGMEHLLEIEHSRVYHFIIGIVAASTLLILIPNVKVEESISYLGATPVTFIFAIIGSVVGVLLGLWMSGLEEKYK
- a CDS encoding ATP-binding cassette domain-containing protein, which translates into the protein MPVLELKNIKKSYFLGKDEFPVLKGINLEFERGDFVSLLGESGGGKSTLMNIIGGLDRKYEGDVLVDGIAQKTKKEKDMDAYRRDTIGFIFQSFNLVSYLSVLDNILVSLKMTALSEKERHARAIELTKQVGLYDHRKKKPAQLSGGQKQRVAIARALASDPEIILADEPTGALDSQNTKEVLAILRDIAQSGKTVIVVTHSQEVADYGTRIIHLADGVITGDERLKAPYPAEPHTRVNSKALSFGDTFKTAFKHFTNAWKINLLIAIGTAIGLFSVIFFLGLGNGGTKYMNDQVTSIANPNVVAVVKRGPNNTTKNNQEAWSNANQNMAQNADDFKLTSSTMSQLKAIDNVKDIQSMYVIGTPTTVKLGENSGHISQIQSWTALFQESSLDAGKKPGKNEIVLQESDVRSLDQKAFENKDWKSMIGKTVDATFTLTTSTGPKQVTQSLKISGIMQSVPGMGAAMSSDTMKSLFEANDYSTDPFFAVITTNNSKNVKQVTKDIENIKSDGKKVFATNGVGSILDTINNITGIVTTVLASVAGISLVVSIFMIVVTTYMSVAERTKEIGIIRAMGGRRKDISRLFTAESLILGLSSAILAIVLAFVGQSVINAALHSLVGGNIVAITPYHIIATVIIAVVIALVASLAPSGRAARLNTIEALSAE